Proteins from a genomic interval of Natronorubrum sediminis:
- a CDS encoding IclR family transcriptional regulator, which yields MTKQTAKTTERSLDVIDTIQKLDGATLDELTGELEISRSTIHLHLQTLLKEGYLTKEGAVYHIGLRFLNHGEYARSRKKAYTLAKQTVTELSDRIDEEVEFVVENDNRGILVHESFHPDSHFPSKKRHISTAHSSAGIYYYLHSVATGKAILAELSDERVEAVLDDWGLPRQTAHTITDRDDLLQELEEVRERGVAFTDEEYVDGLREVGRHVTGPDGSILGAIAIIGPKYRFTDERYTTELPEILTEYVNDLETEIRDSYLDDYR from the coding sequence ATGACCAAGCAGACGGCGAAAACCACGGAACGGTCGCTGGACGTAATCGACACGATTCAGAAATTGGACGGCGCAACACTAGATGAATTGACCGGTGAATTGGAGATTTCGAGAAGTACGATCCACCTCCACCTCCAGACCCTTCTCAAAGAAGGATATCTCACGAAGGAGGGTGCGGTATACCACATCGGGTTGCGATTCCTCAACCACGGCGAGTATGCACGCTCACGCAAGAAGGCGTACACGCTGGCAAAGCAGACTGTAACAGAACTTTCCGACCGAATCGACGAAGAGGTCGAATTCGTCGTCGAGAACGATAATCGCGGCATTCTCGTCCACGAATCCTTCCATCCGGATAGCCACTTTCCGTCCAAGAAACGACATATCTCTACTGCACATAGCTCCGCCGGGATCTACTATTATCTCCACAGCGTTGCAACCGGGAAAGCAATTCTCGCCGAATTATCCGACGAGCGCGTCGAAGCGGTATTGGACGACTGGGGACTCCCCAGACAAACGGCACACACAATCACAGACCGAGACGACCTCTTACAGGAACTCGAGGAGGTTCGCGAGCGAGGCGTTGCGTTTACCGATGAAGAGTACGTCGACGGTCTCAGAGAAGTCGGGCGGCACGTGACGGGTCCCGATGGGAGCATTCTCGGTGCAATCGCCATTATCGGCCCAAAGTATCGATTCACGGACGAACGGTACACTACCGAGTTGCCGGAGATACTAACGGAATACGTTAACGACCTCGAGACCGAAATCAGAGATTCGTACTTGGACGATTATCGCTAA
- the trkA gene encoding Trk system potassium transporter TrkA produces the protein MRITVIGAGEVGRTIAATLADLHEVVVVDCDEQIVEELTYAYDVLAVHGDGRDIETLRKAEIDRANLVIACTDNDDVNTVICATVTMISDAFTVARVRHRTLFETWNDRPDAFGVDFMICTDSLTSEAVFRISGLPAAQEVDTFANGLVRMAAFEIDPESPFVDQTVREIGLDESVTVAAIFRDDELVLPAGETVIQSTDRIVVIGSASGVTNVANRISLSSRSPTDEVVIAGASEIGLRIARLFEEHGYHPRVVEQDPDRARNAAEALPDTTVLKGDPTDAGFLEREHTGDADIVIATLPNDERNLLVSLVARQFGVGETVAIVENIEYTELFETAGVNVTVNPREETAEEIIRFTRLIPTEKIVLLDHDRAEVIEIVVTEESILADREIRDSTASLPDGVIIGAIARTGELVTPRGTTVIRPGDHVILFVDTDALDEVTEVI, from the coding sequence ATGCGTATAACGGTCATCGGAGCTGGTGAGGTCGGACGAACGATCGCTGCAACGCTCGCAGACCTTCACGAGGTAGTTGTTGTTGATTGTGATGAGCAGATCGTCGAGGAACTCACGTACGCGTACGATGTACTCGCCGTCCACGGAGACGGCCGAGATATTGAAACACTACGAAAGGCCGAAATCGATCGAGCAAATCTCGTGATCGCGTGTACCGACAATGATGACGTCAATACCGTTATCTGTGCGACCGTAACGATGATCTCTGATGCGTTCACGGTTGCCCGAGTGAGGCACCGAACGCTCTTCGAAACGTGGAACGACCGTCCGGATGCGTTCGGTGTCGATTTCATGATCTGCACGGACTCGTTGACGTCCGAAGCAGTGTTTCGGATTTCTGGACTCCCTGCTGCACAGGAGGTTGATACGTTCGCGAACGGTCTCGTCCGAATGGCTGCGTTCGAAATCGACCCGGAGAGTCCGTTCGTCGATCAAACCGTGCGCGAGATCGGTCTGGATGAATCGGTAACGGTCGCGGCGATCTTCCGCGACGACGAGTTGGTACTTCCAGCCGGAGAAACTGTGATACAGTCCACCGATCGGATCGTAGTCATCGGAAGCGCTAGCGGCGTTACGAACGTCGCGAATCGTATTTCGCTATCGTCGCGAAGTCCGACCGACGAGGTCGTTATCGCCGGAGCGAGCGAGATTGGTCTTCGAATAGCCCGGCTGTTTGAAGAACACGGCTATCATCCTCGGGTAGTCGAACAGGATCCCGATCGCGCCCGAAACGCGGCCGAAGCACTTCCCGACACGACAGTACTCAAGGGAGATCCCACAGACGCCGGATTTCTGGAGCGCGAACACACCGGAGACGCCGATATCGTCATCGCTACATTGCCGAACGACGAACGGAACTTACTCGTATCGTTAGTAGCCCGCCAGTTTGGCGTCGGTGAAACCGTCGCTATCGTCGAGAACATCGAGTATACCGAATTATTCGAAACCGCTGGCGTCAATGTGACCGTCAATCCGCGCGAAGAAACCGCCGAAGAAATCATTCGGTTCACCCGATTGATTCCGACTGAAAAGATCGTACTGCTCGACCACGATCGCGCGGAAGTGATCGAGATCGTCGTTACCGAGGAGAGTATTCTCGCAGATCGTGAAATCAGGGATTCTACGGCGAGCCTTCCGGATGGAGTCATCATCGGAGCGATTGCTCGAACTGGTGAACTCGTAACGCCTCGAGGGACGACCGTAATCAGACCGGGGGATCACGTCATTCTGTTCGTGGATACGGACGCACTCGACGAAGTCACCGAAGTGATCTAA
- a CDS encoding multicopper oxidase family protein encodes MSDRTGGPQPVISRRELLVTTGGASISALAGCSSGETNPPPAESAGTITDHSSPDLEKWVDEVPRPDVAEPSGTKDGQPYYEVTMREVEQELHRDLPLTTVWGYDGQFPGPTIEAEQGEPTYVQWTNDLPDEHLLPVDTTIHDDIIPYDMPGVRTVTHLHGGNIESESDGQAQAWFTRDFQETGPKFEKKDYYYVNDQPPATLWYHDHALGITRLNVYAGLAGFYLLRNDHERNLDLPDGEYEIPLVLQDRSFNEDGSLFYPTVVSDEQGGSDDSHPDPSIVPQFYGDTSVVNGKAWPRLSVEPRSYRFRLLNGSNSRFYTLKLLQYDESSGDIGGDGPPFVQIGNDGGLLSSPTKIDDRLEIGSSQRADVVVDFTKYAGETLVLHNNAPAQYRGEVGSTDDDIVSLPEIMLVDVGDTGNTRDDDQLPDKLTQVPEIPVESVDNNRYLTLNSGATDDYGRQLHLLGTAQDQDGLEMGAPVTEDPSLGDTEIWSFANRSAMSHPIHLHLVHFQMLGRQSNGDYDPEDKIDLDALETPEPYERGWNDVITVDPGEVVHVIVHFGEHDGLFNDQTGTYMWHCHMVEHEDHDMMRPFEVRPRSDDGDTRIE; translated from the coding sequence ATGAGTGATCGCACTGGAGGACCTCAACCAGTGATATCGCGTCGTGAACTGCTCGTAACTACTGGTGGTGCGAGCATCTCGGCACTTGCGGGCTGTTCATCGGGAGAAACGAATCCACCGCCGGCTGAAAGTGCGGGGACGATAACGGATCACTCGTCGCCCGACCTCGAGAAGTGGGTTGACGAGGTCCCTCGGCCAGACGTCGCAGAACCGTCCGGGACGAAGGACGGACAGCCCTACTACGAGGTGACAATGCGCGAGGTCGAGCAAGAGCTACACCGCGACCTCCCACTGACGACCGTTTGGGGGTATGACGGGCAGTTTCCGGGACCAACAATCGAAGCCGAGCAGGGCGAACCGACCTATGTCCAGTGGACGAACGACCTCCCGGACGAACACCTCTTGCCCGTCGACACCACGATTCACGATGACATCATTCCGTACGATATGCCGGGCGTCCGGACAGTGACACACCTTCACGGCGGAAACATCGAATCAGAGAGCGACGGACAGGCGCAGGCATGGTTCACGCGTGACTTCCAGGAAACGGGCCCCAAGTTCGAGAAGAAAGACTACTACTACGTGAACGACCAACCGCCGGCGACGCTGTGGTATCACGACCACGCGCTCGGTATCACGCGGCTCAACGTGTACGCCGGGCTCGCAGGATTCTATCTCCTGCGGAACGATCACGAACGAAACCTCGACCTTCCCGACGGCGAGTACGAGATTCCGCTTGTACTCCAGGATCGGAGTTTCAACGAGGACGGGTCGTTATTCTATCCGACGGTCGTCTCGGACGAGCAAGGCGGCAGCGACGATTCACATCCGGACCCAAGTATCGTGCCGCAGTTCTACGGCGACACATCGGTTGTCAACGGGAAGGCCTGGCCTCGGCTCTCCGTCGAACCCAGATCGTATCGCTTTCGGCTCCTCAACGGCTCAAACAGCCGCTTTTATACCCTCAAACTCCTCCAGTACGATGAATCGTCAGGCGATATCGGCGGCGACGGACCACCGTTCGTCCAGATCGGGAACGACGGGGGCCTCCTCTCGAGTCCGACCAAGATCGACGACCGTCTCGAGATCGGTTCGAGTCAGCGTGCCGATGTCGTCGTCGACTTCACCAAATATGCTGGAGAGACACTGGTGCTCCACAACAACGCGCCCGCTCAGTACCGCGGTGAGGTAGGTTCGACCGATGATGACATCGTCTCGCTTCCCGAGATAATGCTTGTAGACGTGGGCGACACGGGAAACACACGAGACGACGATCAACTCCCCGACAAGCTGACACAGGTCCCGGAAATTCCCGTGGAGTCGGTCGACAATAACCGGTATCTCACACTCAACAGCGGAGCAACCGATGACTACGGTCGACAGCTACACTTGCTCGGAACAGCCCAAGACCAGGACGGCCTTGAGATGGGTGCACCCGTTACCGAGGACCCCTCGCTCGGTGATACCGAGATCTGGAGTTTCGCTAACCGAAGTGCGATGTCTCATCCGATACATCTCCATCTCGTGCACTTCCAAATGCTGGGGCGACAGTCGAACGGGGACTACGATCCGGAAGACAAAATCGATCTGGACGCGCTTGAGACACCCGAACCGTACGAACGAGGATGGAACGACGTTATCACCGTCGATCCCGGCGAAGTCGTCCACGTGATCGTCCACTTCGGAGAGCACGACGGACTGTTCAACGATCAGACGGGCACGTATATGTGGCACTGCCACATGGTTGAGCATGAAGACCACGATATGATGCGCCCATTTGAGGTTCGTCCCCGTTCAGACGATGGTGACACTCGTATTGAATAG
- a CDS encoding transcriptional regulator, which translates to MADLNPIAKRIHQISPEPVELTLNDGTTAVFRITGAEFFQQEFQAEGVREDDDADYRFVSSADNESILVGRKGVDESEWTMVGTVAKVNRRGS; encoded by the coding sequence ATGGCAGACCTCAACCCGATCGCGAAGCGAATACACCAGATCAGTCCCGAACCCGTCGAGCTTACGCTCAACGACGGAACGACGGCCGTATTTCGTATTACCGGGGCCGAGTTCTTCCAGCAGGAATTTCAGGCAGAGGGTGTTCGCGAGGACGACGATGCGGACTATCGATTCGTCTCGAGCGCGGATAACGAATCGATTCTGGTCGGACGAAAGGGCGTAGACGAATCGGAGTGGACGATGGTCGGAACGGTAGCTAAAGTCAACAGGCGCGGATCGTAA